TGtgttttgaccctcgccttgtttgtttgtttatgctgcCTGCTTCCTGCATTTTGACCATCCGCCTGTTATATCACCAtgattctggatttgcctgtatacatctgtttgttccTGAGTTGagtgttgcttgcctgaccattctgttgaatgaaacctgcatttggattcaGAGAACATCCAGAGAAATTTCCAAGTGTCTCTCTTACTATTTTGACTCAATTCTATCCATCTATATTCTTTGTCTTTTGCAGATCTCTTACGAGGCTACAAATGAACTGCTTAGCAACAAGCTCCTCTATCCATCTTTCTTCCGCACCATTCCAAGCGACAAAAACCAAGTCAACGCAATGATCCAGGTTCTCGTCAAGTTTAACTGGACCTGGATCGCCCTTCTCGGTAGTGACAATTCATATGGTATACAGGGAATGCAAAGCCTATCAGAGCAAGCTCCACTTAACAATATATGCATCGCATACCAAGCCCAGATCCCTGCGGTAACAGACAGCACAAAGAAATACATGCAAGACATGgtcaaaaacatcctcaaaactaAAGTCAACACTATAGTTGTCTTTGCCAATAAGAGACGGGCTGCAGGTTTCTTTCCTTTTGTTATTGCCCAAAACGTGACGGGTAAAGTGTGGATTGGGACAGAGGACTGGTCAGTGGCGTCGACGGTTAGTAGTATTCCAGGAATCAGTATGATAGGGACAGTCATTGGTGTTGCTGTTAAATATACTGAATTTGATGGTTTTGACAATTACGAAAGGCTTTCTGTGCCCGGGCTAAAAAACCCTGGTCAATTTAACCTCAGTGTCCCGTGTATGCAAAACACAAACCTTTACGATATAGCAATTAATGGCTTTTCTTTGTCGCAGTACGACATTACCTCCTCATTTAATGTGTATAAGGCTGTTTACGCAGTGGCTCATGCGCTGCACAATGTACTGGATTGTGACTCTGGACTGTGTCAGAAATATGACGTGCAGCCATGGCAGGTTAGTGGTGATCAATATAGTATTAGACACAGTATGGAATTGATTGAAGTGTTTGTGTTATTTGTGACACCATGTTTAAAATCCCTCAGGTTTATGAGCAGCTGAGACAAGTGCGCTTTTCCATCCGAAATGCATCATTTTACTTTGATAAGAATGGAGACCCTCCCACGGGTTATGACATAGTGACTTGGGAATGGACGAATGGGTTGTGGTCATTTAAGGTGGTGGGAAATTACAGTCCTAGTGCCAATGATCTTCATTTAGACGACTCTCAGATTGACTGGTCAGGACAAGTGTCTCCTGTAACCAATGTAAGTTTGTATTTTTCATATTCAGTATTTACTATAGCctactgtttttgttgttgttgttgttgttaaagaaatgtatatacatatttatttatttgcataattcctttttttataataattccaTATGATTGTCAGCAGTTACATGTAAACTTAATATGTTGATGTTACAGGATTTTTTGGGCACAAAATcagcaaacactgtaaaaatgctggattccactcAATTTCTATATactttcccaacacaaatcaattcagTTAACtgaataatttttacaaatttaagtagtttgaacataaaacatttaagttgtcccaaaataaaaatgtaagaagtgttgttttaactcattttaaataagtagtttgatcaagcagaaaaagtaattttttgagtgtattaaaATGATATCTAATGAATATCTAGAAAAATGTTGCTTAAATTCAGCTTTGCCTCCACAAGAATAAATTTTATAAGAAGTTATTAAAATTAACAGTAAATGCTCAGTATTAGtattaaattaatgttattttatatgttataaacGAGCTACAGCTTTAGTGAATtccaaaattataaatgaatTCCATTACCCTAAGCCAggaatcaccaaacttgttcctagaggtccagtgtcctgcaatTTCAACTTACCCATTGGCAAAACTTTGAATAATAATTAGAAATTGTGATATTGTCAGATAGCATTAAAGCCtatactaagaaaaaaaaatcaatatgtcAAATTTCATTCTTTTTTTGCTCACAAATCAGTTTAAATCACTTTTTCTAAGACTAATAAGAAGCCTGAAAGGGAAATAAAATTCACTCTCTTTTTAATCTTTAGGTTCCTGAGTCTATATGTTCTCCGGAATGTCCTTATGGATTCAGAAAGCTGATGACAGGACAGCATAAGTGTTGCTTTGACTGCATGGCATGCCCTGCGGCCACCTTTCTCAACAAAACAGGTTAAAAGCACcacaaatgtcatttaaatatcaAGTACAAGTAAAGAGGAGCAGAATGGTTGCACATTGTGTGTCATTTGTAAAATAACCAGCAGGCGGCCCACTTTCTTCAGTTTTGACTCCTCTGTCGCTTTCATTAAATCTGCTTTTGTATAGAGAATTATTAGTCAGCCTAATATATTTGTGGCTTGGCTTCCTTCTCTGTTTGTTTACCTGGAAAATGCTGAAAAGTGCTAAACAAATATGTCTATATAAGTATATAACAAATATACTTATTTATGaaaaacttattcattcattcattttcttttcggcttagtcccttcatggggtcgccacagcggaacgaaccgccgtTATGAAGAACTATTACTTctgaatattttctaaaaaaataaaaatgtagcgTTTATTAAATCTTAGAAGCAAATGTTACTTTGGATATGCAGATGTTTAGGGAACATtccagtttattcattcattcattcattttcttttcggcttagtccctttattaatctggagtcaccacagcggaatgaaccgccaacttatccagcagcacatgttttacgcagcagatgcccttccagctgccattttcttttcagtttagtccttttattaatccggggtcaccacagcggaattatcCGCCATTccagtttattatttttctaatgtTCTGAATCGAAGAATTAAGTATAGTTTTGGATGAACATCCAAATAAAAGCTTTCAGActacaaaacaaatgtttgttctCAACTTTAAGAGAACTCTGCCAGTGTGCCGCAATGGGTTTTGAGAAAGTTTATCATAAAAGGGATACTTACTTTCTCTTGGGGCCATtaatatcaaagttgatatttagccgtagcatggtgtttcgtaacatcttctttttatgaggtgggttgttagcccaacccTCAAACCCCAACCTGGAGagccaggacatacacacatacaatttagcttactcaattcacatacagcgcatgtctttggactgtgacggaaaccggagcaccctgaggaaacccacacaaacatggagggaacatgcaaactccacacagaaatgccaactgacccagctgggtctctaaccagcgaccttcttactgttaaatgacagtgctacccactgtaccaccgtgtcacacattaaagggatagtaaccaaaaaatacaaattctgtcatcgtttacttattcattacttgttcaaaacctgtatgagtttctttcttctgttgaacagaaattatgatatactgaagaatgttggcaaAAATTatccattgacttcaatagaatttactttttactttagaTGTCAATGAGGGctacttcttttctttttcaacttAATTCACAACATCATACTTTTTGATCAACAAAAGTATGAAATTCAAATGGTGTGTACATATttgttttggctgaactatccctttaagagcacTTCAAAAATCAGTgagattattaataatatcatgaAATTATATTgtcaacgcagtggcacagtgggtagtgctgtcgcctcacagcaagaaggttgctggttcgagcctcggctgggtcagttggcgtttctgtgtggagtttgcatgttctcccagcgtccggtgggtttcctccaggtgctctggttccccccacagtccaaagttttgcggtacaggtgaattgggtaggctaaattgtctgttgtgtatgagtgtgtgtggatgtttcccagagatgggttgcagctggaagggcatccgctttgtaaaaacctgctggataagttggcggttcattccgctgtggcgaccccggattaataaaaggactaagccgaaaagaaaatgaatgaatataggaaATTATATTAGAAGtattaatatttatcaaaatatacTTGCATAATTAAGTAcagtgaattaaaaaataaaagagtaGGAAAAAGAGTAGGAAGAAAtgttatatttacttatttaattaaatttatttattttatttacttgtatttacttatatttacttacatttatttatgtgaaAGATTGAAACCCCTTGATGTAGCCTTAATATGCAACATTTCAAATGTGTCTCATGCTAGCTTCACTTCACATGTCCTCCAGGCTACACCAGCTGCCAGCCGTGTCCAATAGATGACTGGTCTGAAGCAGAGAGCGAGGTGTGTTTGCCGAGGGCAGAGCTGTACCTGTCCTGGGGCGCTCCTCTCACCACAGCCCTGATCATTTATCTAGCCGTGACTCTGTTTGTGACCCTGGGCACAACGCTGGTCTTTCTGCTGAATCTCAGCACTCCTGTGGTGAAGTCGGCTGGAGGAAAGACCTGTCTGCTGATGCTGGTGTCTATGATCGTGGCCTGCTGCAGCACCTTGTGTCACTTCAGCAGGCCGTCCCGTGTCGGCTGCCTTCTCAAACAGCCCCTCTTTGTCATCAGCTGCACTGTGTGCCTGGCCTGTGTCACTGTGCGCTCTTTTCAGGTACTTTTAATTGGAAATGTTGTGAAGCTTTAATGGCTTTAGGTTATTCATTCTGCATTatttaaggccctgtttacacctggtatttaaatatgtttagttAAGATGATTACAAGTGCATGATTCTAAATACAGGCGTAAATAAGGTCTGAAATATTTTGAGTTTGTCCATTTTTTCCAGGGGTTGACAAAAGCACATTTGATTTGATCAATTTAGTAGTGTAATTGTTCATATAATGCATTTAAACTTGACTTCTGAAATTGTAAACTGGTTTGAAGGTTAAAAAAGGTACAAATGAGGgttgtttcatttaaaaaaaaaaacacaaatggctGTCTGAGAGGAAATGAAAGCTTCTGCTCTCCATATCATTCACCTGTTGCTTTTTCATGTGTCTGTTTAGTGGAGCCTGAATTACTTTTAGCCCCAAAATTTATTTgccatttacttttaaaaatacaagaATGTGTTTGCAAAAGCTATATGTAACTCCCACCGGTCCTACatcgaccttccgcatgggattTGGTTGCTCTACCTAGGCGACTTAAGACCATGGCCTCATCTGTCACTAAAacatctttagaggtcagaggagtgaggcttacctgcacagcacttattTGCTGGCCTCGatacatatataatattaattacaggcaaaacaaggcaagtttatttatatagcaaatgTCATACACAGTGTGCTTTACATAAACCGGTAAAAGAGACAAGTAAAAGAACATAAAagcaaataatacaaatgattaaaaactgattaaaaacagattaaatgtgttaaaacaggttataaaagaatgaaaacgaAAAGAAAGACATAGTTGTGCAATCTGttggatgtagcacagtgctcattgaGTAAAAGCACAGCTAAACACATGTGCTTTCAGTCtagatttgaatgtgcctaatgttggagcacatctgatcatttccggAAGCTGATTCCTGCAGCGGGGGGCATAATAGCTGAGGGCGGATTctccctgctttgactgaactcttggaatttctagtttatatgatcctaaagatctgagttatctgttaggtttgtattcagtgaacaTATCTGTAATGAGGTCCCAGGCCATTAAGAGATTTATAGTTTAAAATCGATTTTGAATgcaactgggagccagtgtaaagacctgaggacaggtgtgatgtgctctgattttctggttctggtcagaatcctggccgcagcattctggatTAGCTGCATccgtctgactgtctttttgggaagccCAGTGAGGAGGCCATTagagtaatccaccctgctgctgataaagtcttcactggaaacaaagcatctaatacttgcaatgtttttgagatgacagtatgctgatttactgactgctttgacttgactattgaaactcagatctgactccagaatcacaccaagattcttgaccttattttttgttgtttgaccctttgaaccaaggtacgcattcaccttgagaacctcatctctgttcctaAATGCAATGATTTCAGTTTTGTCTTTGTTTAActaaagaaagttttggcacatccaactgttaatttcatcaatgcactggcagagggtgtcaatggagCTGAAGTCATTAGGCAGCAATGCTAAGTAGATCTAAGTGTTGTCTGCATAGCTGTGGTACGAAGTTTGTGGtaggttctttctcattatttggctcagtgggagcatatagaggttgaacaggagaggtgccagaatttaACCTTGTGGAACTCCCCATATTATGGGTGTCCACCTCAACCTATGGTCAcgtactgacatagtaacctctcccttcaggGTAAGATCTGACccatttgaggactgtcccagacagcccaacccagttttccagcctatccagaagtatgctgtgatggatagtgtcaaatgcagcactgaaaTCAAGCAATACCagcaaaattataattataatgaaataaataatttaagctAAATGACTAGGAAAATAGTTTTCTACTTTTGAAAGATTAAAAACAGCATTGTTAATGTTACATAAAATAAACTGAAGTGAAATACAATAGGAGGTTAAACAATTTACAAACATTAAAATGATAAACATTGCCTTGACATGAAATTAGATTAAGCTAAATAACTAAAAtgattaaaactgaaaaaaaaaattaagtgaatcaCTTCAAATGAAAATTGAAAAATATAGGCTATCAATACAAGctcatttgaaattaaaatgaatgctacagtaGTACATTAATAATAagtgatatttaaaataatagttttataaatatataagctAATCATGGTTATGTGCTCATGAATGCTAATGAATTAGCAGTATTACAATTTTATATGCAGGGCTTAGTATTTTGTGTAAATTAATTGAAATCAactataatacaaaaataacacaTTCTAAAGTTCaagttgatttatttataaagtacttttagcatttttacagttttttttaccattgaaatTATGGCCATTTCTAAGCATCAGTAAGAGAACTTTAAATTGAATTCTGGATTGAACACATAAATGTCTCTTTTTGTTAAGGTTGTTTGTATATTCAAGTGGTCCTCCAAGCTGCCAAGATCCTATGAAACCTGGGCGAAGAATCGAGGGCCTGAGATGTTCATCCTCATCACGACGGTGGTGGAGACCTTCATCTCTGTTCTCCGCATGCTCCTTGACCCCCCGTTTCCATCTCAGGACTACAACTTCTACCATGACAGCATTGTCCTGGAGTG
The nucleotide sequence above comes from Danio rerio strain Tuebingen ecotype United States chromosome 23, GRCz12tu, whole genome shotgun sequence. Encoded proteins:
- the tas1r1 gene encoding taste receptor type 1 member 1 precursor (The RefSeq protein has 4 substitutions compared to this genomic sequence), with product MGTMLSNFVFLCLLRFSDSTGLHLQGDYILSGWFALHNSDSTIPPTPYLNDCKKGLTNKHGYHLVQAFRYAVDEINNGTQDKQLLPGVTLGYRTYDICSLPASNLATLDLLAQQLHPSAVDSRAVAIIGPDSSSYAFTPAAALGVFLVPQISYEATNELLSNKLLYPSFFRTIPSDKNQVNAMIQVLVKFNWTWIALLGSDNSYGIQGMQSLSEQAPLNNICIAYQAQIPAVTDSTKKYMQDMVKNILKTKVNTIVVFANKRRAAGFFPFVIAQNVTGKVWIGTEDWSVASTVSSIPGISMIGTVIGVAVKYTEFDGFDNYERLSVPGLKNPGQFNLSVPCMQNTNLYDIAINGFSLSQYDITSSFNVYKAVYAVAHALHNVLDCDSGLCQKYDVQPWQVYEQLRQVRFSIRNASFYFDKNGDPPTGYDIVTWEWTNGLWSFKVVGNYSPGANDLHLDDSQIDWSGQVSPVTNVPESICSPECPYGFRKLMTGQHKCCFDCMACPAATFLNKTGYTSCQPCPIDDWSEAESEVCLPRAELYLSWGAPLTTALIIYLAVTLFVTLGTTLVFLLNLSTPVVKSAGGKTCLLMLVSMIVACCSTLCHFSRPSRVGCLLKQPLFVISCTVCLACVTVRSFQVVCIFKWSSKLPRSYETWAKNRGPEMFILITTVVETFISVLRMLLVPPFPSRDYDFYHDSIVLECSKTLSLSAFAELFFVCALSLVCFCLSYMGKDLPANYNEAKCITFSLMIYMISWITFFTAYCISRGSFVMALNVGAILLSVLGILGGYFLPKVYIILIKPQLNTTAHFQNCIQMYTMAKQ